Proteins encoded together in one Pseudomonadota bacterium window:
- a CDS encoding DJ-1/PfpI family protein: MEKKVLVPVADGTEELEAITITNVLRRAGADVTVASVNKFQVTCSRGIKLIVDKPIGSCINENYDLIALPGGMPGAEKLRDSEELTVMLKHQQQEGRLYAAICSAPAVVFKPHGLLDGRQATCNPGFVHELDIKDSVENAVVVDGNCITSRGAGTAIEFALKLVELLYDKEKVREVASSMVFNKI; this comes from the coding sequence ATGGAAAAGAAGGTATTGGTACCCGTTGCAGATGGCACTGAAGAACTGGAGGCAATAACCATAACCAATGTTTTACGGCGCGCCGGTGCAGATGTTACTGTGGCATCGGTAAATAAGTTTCAGGTGACATGCTCGCGGGGAATAAAACTCATTGTAGACAAACCAATCGGCAGTTGTATAAATGAGAACTATGACCTTATTGCATTGCCAGGTGGTATGCCGGGAGCAGAAAAATTGCGGGATTCCGAAGAACTGACAGTTATGTTAAAACACCAGCAACAGGAAGGAAGACTCTATGCCGCCATTTGTTCAGCCCCTGCGGTCGTTTTTAAGCCCCATGGACTCCTTGATGGAAGGCAGGCCACTTGCAATCCCGGATTTGTGCATGAACTGGATATTAAAGATTCCGTTGAGAATGCCGTTGTTGTTGACGGCAACTGTATTACAAGCAGAGGCGCTGGAACCGCAATAGAGTTCGCGCTGAAACTGGTTGAATTGTTGTATGACAAAGAAAAGGTCCGTGAAGTTGCCAGCTCCATGGTCTTCAATAAGATTTGA
- a CDS encoding rubredoxin produces MVYMCSVCGYQYEEKLEKSEFEKLPEDWHCPICNAPKSAFQKANS; encoded by the coding sequence ATGGTTTATATGTGTTCTGTATGTGGTTATCAGTATGAAGAAAAGCTTGAGAAGTCAGAATTCGAAAAGCTTCCCGAAGATTGGCATTGTCCTATCTGTAATGCACCAAAGAGTGCATTCCAGAAAGCGAATTCTTAA
- a CDS encoding transcriptional repressor, whose translation MIKREDIDMKLTPQRLAILGYLDGNTSHPSAADVFRAIALNFPTMSIATVYNTLETLKEKGVVKELGIDSDKKRFDPNPEPHHHLICLNCKEIIDVFSYFSLDLQENEKCGYEIVGNHVDFYGICPKCKENKKLDPNMT comes from the coding sequence ATGATTAAACGCGAAGATATTGATATGAAGTTAACCCCACAGCGGCTTGCAATCCTTGGTTATCTTGATGGAAACACCTCTCATCCATCAGCAGCAGATGTATTCAGGGCAATTGCATTAAATTTTCCAACCATGTCCATAGCCACTGTTTACAATACACTGGAAACCCTCAAAGAGAAAGGGGTTGTTAAGGAGCTCGGCATAGATTCCGATAAGAAGCGTTTTGATCCAAATCCTGAGCCGCATCACCATTTGATTTGCTTAAACTGCAAAGAAATCATTGATGTTTTTTCCTATTTCTCCCTTGACTTACAGGAAAACGAAAAATGTGGTTATGAAATAGTTGGCAACCATGTGGATTTTTACGGCATTTGTCCGAAATGCAAAGAAAATAAGAAGCTTGATCCAAATATGACATAA